Genomic window (Arachis hypogaea cultivar Tifrunner chromosome 13, arahy.Tifrunner.gnm2.J5K5, whole genome shotgun sequence):
TCCAAATTTTTCGTTTGCTAGACCCGTCGTTAAAAAGCCTACTTTCTTACGATTACGATGTTTATTCGAATATGAAATCCAATCCTGGAAATATAGCATACCACTTTTTTTTACTATACAGGGTTTCGATACATTTCAAAATAGAGAAATTTCTAGtggatataaatatatatatatatattataaagagAGAGAACAGAAACAAAAAGATGTATTATCATAGTAAAATATCActctatgaataattatatttgttaagtaaatttatttatacactatatctattatattattttatataaaattaaaatctactCTCCTAACTTAATATCATATAAATATTTGCTCCCAACGTTACCCAAAATTAAATTGGGATTATCTCTAAAATCTTAACACTGTAAACAGGgtataattaatatctaatattttaataattaaatgactaaaataagttaataaataacaataattaatacttaaaatatcatatatatatatgttttcggTATTACCAAAATTAAATTGACCTCATATCCAAAGTCTTAATATCGTAATTAGAGtataattaatacctaaaattttaataattaaataccaaaaataagttaattaaataacaataattaatacttaaaatattgaaaaggaatttttaataaatgtgaaaaataaaaaataattaataaataataatagtgtttaaataaaagaaatgataaagaataataattataggtAAAAATAGTGTatttattttggagaaaaaaaacATATGAGAAATTATTTAATAACTCGTGCCATGCACATGATAATAAATTGTTCAATAACTTGTACTATGCATGTGATAaggttgaaattataattttaaattattttattaaaattactttgaattataataatttgattaataaaaaagtaatatgttatgcgtttattttttcttaatctgaTGTTAAGTGTAACAACTCTAATATAATCATTAAtcgtttttgttaattttttttctaaatttatgattaaaataataattataaatattgataattaaataaatcattatattataattatttacgttttattcccaaaataaaaaacgtactatttcttttttatttaaagatttttttaatttatgctgCCGGTATGTATTAATCGTTTAGTCAATAGTTTTTTATTGAtaggataaatttattttttttgtttcaataattttaaattttttattatttaagtatacatatatattaagtcacctatactaattatttttgattttctgattatgaatattttattttgagcctaCAATCATTCAATGTTTCGTTTTTTCATTAATACCATCATACACATAATAAtcttcataaataataattttcttatttatttatatgtatatattaattgtttagttaataatttttttattttcagaatatatttattttattaaataattctaaatattttcttatttagctTATACTTATATATTAATTGTATGTAGATATATTTAAATCgcatatattagttatttttttatcataattttttttgaaccTACAATCAGTTGATaagtttttttattctttattattaatgtCATCGTATGTGTAATCTTCATaaattatagtaatttttttatagtaatttctttatttatatatacgtatatattaattttgttaaataattctaaatattttatttatgtatacatatatattaattgtacataaaaatatttaaatcacgtatattaattttttttgttatgattatttccttatatatatgattattttttattctacaaccgtgcaataattttttattttttctatccaTGCATATTTCTCAATCCCCTTTCATACGCATGAtgattaactatttttattttaaatggtgatgttttaatttttcttttctttcgcaTATTTTCATATATGAGCAAGAAAAGCAAAATCACATATTgtgactctttttctttttttatgctttaatcttaattaatcaatcTTATGTCCacacaatataattaaatttttaatcactTTAGTATATTGATGAATTACATTTCTCTTAATAATTGCATTCCTAatctgaaatacaaaaaataaaaaaagtgatgcatatatccaagaaaaaaaataaacttaaaaatcgaaaaaagaaagaaatttcatattaaaaaaattaaaaaataacatatccaaaaagaatagtcataatatataaattgaggcaacaatttaaatttctctaaaattaatttaatcaaatactaatattagaactaaattatttaaataatatttaaactattctaatccttagatacgtatagattagagtcattctagTAATGACAACCAATTGAAATAACATCATAAGATCGAATATTTAGAATAATCCATACAAATTCAGaccatttttttgttaaaattgtcaAACTAAATTGACCTTTATTTTCCTCAATGACATTGCATTGATGCACCAGAAGGCCAGTAGTTTCTGAAAAAATTAcagtatgttataaaattattttaatacaaaagTTTAAGAGAAGAAATTTTCAATATAGTACCAATCTTTGAAACTGCATCTTCAAATTTGAacgaatttttcaaaattgaacctaaattgagaaaattcaatctTATTAGATGCTCCGCTTCGAATATTTTCGGACAAATGTAGAAAGCGTGGAGGGAATGAGACTTGAACTTGACCTACAAAACTCCTTGGAAACAATTGCTCAATTAAAGAAGAATAACAAATTAGAAAAAAAGATTGCTTTCCCTGTTAGATTTAGACTCACAAATCGCAAAAGAAACACTATATATAACTTAGGTTAGtaggacaaaaataattatagaaattaattattgatatcaatATCAACTTACCACTATTAACGTTAGTATCATATTTATGGTAATTAGTAGTACAAAAATAactatagaaattaattattgatatcaatatcaatttaCCACTATCAACGTTAGTATTATATTTATGGCAATTAGAATTAtagaattatgtttatttttttatttttaattattgatatcttaatctttttaaaaatatgttttgcttttttaaaatataacatgTGCATGTGCTGTTTAgatcttttctattattattattattgttattattattaattaattaattaattaattaattaatatcaatatcaatttatCACCATTAATGTATGTATcaatttgttattaattattcttgattaaaaataataattaaaaaataataattaaaaattttaatgatcGACAATTAGTATTAtacaattaatataataattagtaCCAACTTGTATCAACGTGTATATCAACTTGCATAATAATggagaattagaattatataaattaatataataattataatgattaaaaatatttaatgattAACAATTAgtataataatgtattaaatattaatttttatataattataaaaaagatattttcttaaaatagATTGAGAATatagtaaatataaatatattgaaagtagcgcttttattttgaaaagaaaaaagttcATAAGAAATTGACATCTCACTTccaatatttctaaaaaaatactaatatactAATAATACTAATAGTTGAAAATTAATTGTGAAgacttattaataattaatatctaaaataagtaaattaaataataataattaaaaaatctttaacaaatgtgagaaataaaaataaaagaaattgataaataataaatgtaaatatattaaagaataatatttttattttggagaaaaaaaacTCATCAAGAAATGACATCTCATTTTCATtagttagaaataaaatttaattttaatagattaagtagattattattattattataaagacTTATAAGTACAAAATAACTGAATAATCTGTGCATTGAAAAGAATTTTATTCTGATTAGAATAATTCATGCCATTAGCATAttattatcatatcatatcatatcatattgatttgatataattataataaagacagtttcttaaattagtataattatatatcattcattaaatactaattataatataattatattaattaaaaatatttttctaaaataaatttagaagagcgAATAGTGtaatcattttggagggaaaatggatTAATGAAAAAGTGACACCTCACCATTATAAGTTGGGgaaaaattcaattataatatattaagtagataagtagatgtatttactaatattatttgGGGTCAGGTACTGTATCTTTTCACCATGCTCCTATATTTGGACTTATATGTGGCACATTAGGATTAGATAGTACTGATTCTCAAAGAGCTTATATGTACATCACAACGAGGGATGTTATTTCTGCTGCTACAAGGTTGAATTTGATAGGTCCTCTTGGTGCTGCAGTTTTGCAGCATCAACTTGCTCCTAATGCCGAAGGTATACTAGAGAAATGGAAGAATCGCAACGTTGACGATGCATGCCAAGTTGCACCTCTGCTAGATACAGTGCAGGGTTGCCATGGTTATTTGTTTTCTAGGCTCTTTTCGTCTTAGAAGGCACAAGCATAACACTGATGTTGTATTTTTCATAATATGAAGCACATAGACATAGTAGAGTTTTGATTGGAAGAGACAATGTTAAGTCTTTTGGTAAattgaattttcttgtttcttgtgAGGTTTGAGGTGGCAAGTCACTCAAAAATGGCTTCAATTGGTTTTACATGAAGATGTAGGTTCAACGATTGACACATGTCAAGTTGTGGTTCAACCGAAAACACCAATCCAGATAACCCATATATATATGTAGAGCCGTAGGGGGATATAAATACGTTCATTAAGAAAAATGTTTGCACGTCATTGCTTGGCTCCTATGGGTGTAATCAGGCCAGGTTGGGTTTGGGTGAATTTGAGAAACAAATCGATTAAATTTCATAGGTTCGAGTTGGATTGGGTTAATGTGCTTTTGTAATTGAAACCAAACTAAGCCAAACTGATGAAATATGGGTTGGATTGGGTCCAATACccgattaaaattaaatatagggtaaagtatattttttgtccttgaagtttgtcaaaagtttcaaaaatactcctaagttttattttgcttcaattttgtcccaaaagttttcgatttgcatcaaatataccctcgacggctaaattttcaaaaaatataagaccaatttaacaataatacatgaaaattatgcttgatttgtttgtgttgaaaggttgattttatgaaattattgttaaattagtcttaaattttttaaaaaattagccgtcaaaggtatatttgatgcaaatcgaaaattttttggacaaaattaaaacaaaataaaacttaggagtatttttgaaacttttgtcaaactttaaggacaaaaaatatactttacccttaaatttatgagacaaattgaaaaataaaaggaaaaaaataaaaaaataaatgaaaactaAAGTGAGATTAGGATTAGTAAaagttatataaatatttttttaataaaatatattagataatTGGATAATTGAGTTTCATGATTTTAATTCCGATATCCGAACTAATTAAAATTGGGTACAATACTAATATATAGTTAGGTTGGGTTGAATTTTATTTTGGGGAATACTCACATCCCCCACATTTTTGTAACTGGAGACCGATTCGCAATGACACTCAACATCTTAAAACAGAAAACTAGCAACATGGGAACTTTGCTCCATGAGTATTAAAACTTAGCTGTTATTTGTCAGTTACAAAGTTATCATCCAAAGGTATATCCCAAATTTATTCAAGTATATATGATAACATGTTAATTCACAAACAACAGAATCTAATTAAAAtaacattaatatttaatttaatcatcaaaataaGGTTTAACTGGCACAGTACCCTAGTTTTACATCATTATCATGCAGTATGTGATTGTAGATGCAGTTGATGAaccaaaagatataacagttAACATCAGGTAAATCCATGTAATCAAGAATAAGTCAAAAGATGACCTTATACAATTTTTGCCAAGTGCTAGAGTGCAAATAATGAGATACTCTATTCTTCTCCTTTCTCAAGCATTCCAGAgcctacacacacacacacactaattAGAGCTGGTCAACCAATAGAACACAAAATCTAGAGGCAAATTCTTGATGCACTTGCCTTCGACAGATATTCTTGAAAGGAGTCAACCTTAATCCATATTGTGCCCTTGCTTTTGTAGTAATTGGTTGTATCATCTAGCATTTGTATCTCAAAATCCTGCTCGTAATGATCCAACTTCCCGAGACCAACCTCAACAAATATATCTACAATGTTTTTCAATAGGAATCTGTCAATCTGTCCACCCTCTCGTTCTTTGTTAATCTGTCGCAAAAGCAAAAGAAATACTGCTTATTCCAACCGTCATTGGCACCGCAAGAGTATAAAAAAGGATGATCTTTCTTACAAGTGTGATCACTGCTTCCCTAGCATCAGCTTTTACCATCATATAAacatgtaattaataaaaatgagcATGTCAATAAATCAAACAATGTCATAAAGACATTATCAGTGTCAAATAAGTCATGAAGACATTGACACTAACCCCATCCTGGAAACAAGATATCCCAACTTCATTGAATCCAGGGGGATCTGGATAGGAGATACAAATGACACAACCAAAGTTACCTGGATATAAAGTAATGACACAACTTTTGGCAGAAGGGAACACAGGGTCAGTCTCAGCAGAAACTTGGGATGTTAATTACTGGTACTCAATAACAAAAGTTAATGGTAGGCCAACTCTGATAAATATTTTCCCCTGATTGGAAATTTGTTCCTCAGGActtaaattagaattttccttcTAAATGAAAAGAACTTGTTTATTAATATTTTCGGTAATTTTCAGTTGATCTACCAATCTGATATTTAATACATTACCAGTGTTATTGACAGTATGTTTGTGAATCTAGTAGCTTCAAACAAAATCTGATAAagctttggggggggggggggaagcaTACATACCTAACATGTCAATTTGCACATttcaatttacatgtaaaaatacCTTAGTAAATGCCTATGTAAGACAACATGCCATCATTTACATGTCAATTTGCACATTTCAACAGTGAAAAccgaaaaattaaaattctaagaaACATAACAGAACTTACAGAAGTTGATTGATCATGTTCAAACAGTTCCAAGGCTATTTCATAGAGCTGCATGTTTAAGAAGGACTGCCACCAGGGAAACACGGAAAGAACAATTAAGATAGTAAAACTGTATGTATAAAAAGACCACAAACATTGTGTTTGTGCCCTTTAAGCAAACCTCATCAAGTTTCCTCTGCAAATTATCAAGCAATCGTTTCATTTTGTCTGCATTTTCTGTTAGTAATGCCTTCCTTTTCTCCATCCAAGAACTGATTACTGTAGGCTTGAATTTGTTAGCCAAAGGCCCAAGAAGTGTTTCAGGATCATCTAGACATATCAAATTTATAGCACTGCATTTGAATACAGAACAACTTGTATAGGAAGAAAGGAAAGATTTGAAGTCAGAATGAACAGACCTTGTTCTTCAAACTCGGGAACCAGGGTAGTAATTTTCTGCACGATCCATTCTTCTGTGGGACTACTAATGATTTAGTGGGCAGAGCAACTGTTACC
Coding sequences:
- the LOC112737954 gene encoding cullin-like protein 3, whose protein sequence is MEKRKALLTENADKMKRLLDNLQRKLDESFLNMQLYEIALELFEHDQSTSINKEREGGQIDRFLLKNIVDIFVEVGLGKLDHYEQDFEIQMLDDTTNYYKSKGTIWIKVDSFQEYLSKALECLRKEKNRVSHYLHSSTWQKLYKVIF